A single genomic interval of Deltaproteobacteria bacterium harbors:
- the tyrA gene encoding bifunctional chorismate mutase/prephenate dehydrogenase, whose product MKRGNVEKLLEELRHNIDEIDQQIVDLLVKRKSEVEKIVALKKTHNLPVYHPAREEDLLSQRRAQAKGKALDPEFVEELFRCILRHSRVEQTARLQKKGIRQGETVLLVGGLGEMGNYFHHWFADSGYSVRILDRDDWASVTELCEDIALALICVPIEITLQVIARLGPHLPQRCVLADITSIKQAPLEAMLQHHGGPVLGLHPLFGPTTSTLDKQLVVATPGRDEQACQWLKDQFAAWGAIVVQCEAREHDAIMSIVQSVRHFATFAFGQFLRKKQIDLARTLEFSSPIYRLELGMVGRLFAQNPGLYAEIIFASPERQQLLKDYLASIQENLAMLAAGDKKAFIEEFTRIAEWFGPFSDQALRESSYLIDRLIERF is encoded by the coding sequence CTGAAAAGAGGAAACGTGGAAAAGCTACTTGAAGAGCTGCGGCACAATATAGACGAGATAGACCAGCAGATTGTGGACCTTTTGGTCAAACGGAAAAGCGAGGTGGAAAAAATTGTTGCCTTGAAAAAGACCCACAATCTACCCGTTTATCATCCAGCCCGTGAAGAAGACCTGCTAAGTCAACGCCGGGCCCAAGCAAAAGGGAAAGCCCTCGACCCCGAGTTTGTTGAGGAACTTTTCCGCTGCATTCTGCGCCATTCGCGGGTTGAACAGACGGCTCGACTGCAAAAAAAGGGCATCCGTCAGGGCGAAACCGTACTTCTTGTTGGCGGCCTCGGGGAGATGGGAAACTATTTTCACCACTGGTTCGCCGATTCTGGCTACTCTGTGCGCATTCTTGACAGGGATGATTGGGCTTCCGTGACAGAGCTGTGTGAGGACATTGCCCTCGCCCTGATCTGCGTACCCATCGAGATCACCTTGCAGGTGATCGCCAGGCTTGGTCCTCATCTTCCACAGCGTTGCGTCCTCGCCGACATCACCAGCATCAAGCAAGCTCCCCTGGAGGCCATGCTGCAGCACCATGGGGGACCTGTGCTGGGCCTGCATCCCTTGTTTGGACCCACCACCTCTACCCTGGACAAGCAGCTTGTGGTTGCGACACCAGGTAGAGATGAACAGGCATGTCAGTGGCTCAAGGATCAGTTCGCTGCCTGGGGAGCGATTGTCGTCCAGTGTGAGGCCCGCGAACACGATGCCATCATGAGCATCGTCCAATCGGTGCGGCATTTTGCCACTTTTGCCTTTGGCCAGTTTCTCAGAAAAAAGCAGATCGATCTGGCCCGCACCCTCGAGTTTTCCAGCCCTATTTACAGGCTGGAGCTGGGTATGGTGGGCCGGCTTTTTGCCCAGAACCCCGGCTTGTATGCTGAAATAATTTTCGCCTCGCCCGAAAGACAACAGCTTCTGAAAGACTACCTGGCCTCCATCCAGGAAAACCTCGCCATGCTGGCGGCCGGAGACAAAAAGGCCTTCATAGAGGAGTTCACAAGAATCGCCGAGTGGTTCGGCCCTTTCAGTGATCAGGCCCTGCGGGAAAGCTCATATCTTATCGATAGACTCATCGAGCGCTTCTAG
- a CDS encoding FHA domain-containing protein, whose amino-acid sequence MKAQERRKFRRLDHQFPTMIHCRTGSCLSIEGQSMNLSQGGAFVRTKAWHGVRVNDKAVVTFFLPPDFTGHDKTIGLQGEGIITRVDEDNQGVGIKFVKGFKQFEQITVPEVAGEIKYKPVAHYLSIYGNTPPNDFIAKYSNGFLVEKSKKFFDKNVIVQFGTELAEDKYVLEQIKRGVKNLDILKARVIEISKRKSHTDPDTITIGRSPHNDIVLYNKMVSKAHAYIYPLSKGEKTYIVDTKSTNGTFINNKKIPPHEKHLLSDGDEISFGPETRLIYFSPRAFHNFLKKLQPL is encoded by the coding sequence ATGAAAGCCCAGGAGCGTCGAAAATTCAGAAGATTGGACCACCAGTTTCCCACGATGATTCACTGTCGGACTGGCTCTTGTTTGTCTATCGAAGGGCAGAGTATGAATTTGAGCCAGGGAGGCGCTTTTGTCAGAACCAAAGCATGGCATGGCGTACGGGTGAATGACAAGGCGGTCGTTACTTTTTTCCTGCCCCCAGACTTTACTGGACATGACAAGACTATTGGTCTGCAAGGTGAAGGTATAATTACTAGAGTCGATGAAGACAACCAGGGGGTAGGAATAAAATTTGTAAAAGGATTTAAACAATTTGAACAGATTACAGTGCCAGAAGTTGCAGGAGAGATAAAATATAAACCTGTAGCCCACTATTTGTCGATATATGGCAACACTCCCCCCAATGATTTCATCGCTAAGTATTCTAATGGTTTTCTGGTTGAAAAGTCGAAAAAATTCTTTGACAAGAATGTTATTGTACAGTTTGGTACAGAACTAGCTGAAGATAAATATGTCTTAGAACAGATAAAAAGAGGAGTGAAAAATCTAGATATTTTAAAAGCTCGGGTTATTGAGATATCAAAAAGAAAATCTCATACAGATCCCGATACAATTACTATTGGACGCTCTCCTCACAACGATATTGTTCTCTACAATAAGATGGTCTCTAAAGCACACGCCTACATATATCCTTTATCCAAGGGTGAAAAGACATATATTGTCGACACCAAGTCAACCAATGGCACTTTTATCAACAACAAGAAGATTCCTCCCCATGAGAAGCATCTACTTTCAGATGGTGATGAGATATCTTTTGGCCCGGAAACCAGACTGATCTATTTTTCACCAAGGGCATTTCATAACTTTCTAAAAAAACTTCAACCTTTGTAA
- a CDS encoding sigma-54-dependent Fis family transcriptional regulator, with amino-acid sequence MLVGESQPMKKIIGIIRQVANSDLNVIISGETGVGKELVARALHLTSDRRNKPLVKVNCAAIPNELLESELFGYEKGAFTGADSTKMGKFELAHEGTILLDEIGDMPLSLQAKMLQVLQDFQFSRLGGKKDIKVDCWVLAATNQDLEQHIRNGSFREDLYYRLNLIKIYIPPLRERVEDIMPLVRYFEKRFAREVEFKKFDFQQGEIEDFFCRYSWPGNVRELQHVVKRLMILGDWETVKSELLTRDSRDAAGEQKISAATPPAGSEVRQAASPEKRFPSLKEVKKKATQEAEMKLIKAVLAETGWNRKKAADILCISYKALLYKIKEYRIDVYH; translated from the coding sequence ATGCTGGTTGGTGAAAGCCAACCAATGAAAAAAATAATCGGAATCATTCGTCAGGTAGCCAACAGCGACTTGAATGTTATTATTTCTGGTGAAACAGGAGTTGGCAAAGAGCTTGTTGCCCGGGCACTCCATCTCACCTCGGATCGGCGCAACAAACCCCTGGTCAAAGTTAACTGTGCGGCTATTCCCAACGAACTTCTGGAAAGCGAACTTTTCGGCTACGAAAAGGGAGCCTTCACAGGCGCCGACTCCACCAAGATGGGAAAATTCGAACTGGCCCACGAAGGGACTATTCTCCTGGACGAGATCGGAGATATGCCTCTGTCCCTGCAAGCCAAAATGCTGCAAGTGCTCCAAGACTTTCAGTTCTCCCGCTTGGGCGGCAAGAAGGACATCAAAGTTGATTGCTGGGTCCTTGCCGCCACAAATCAGGATCTGGAACAACATATTCGCAACGGCTCCTTCAGGGAGGACCTCTATTATCGACTCAATCTAATCAAAATATATATCCCTCCCCTGCGGGAAAGGGTCGAGGACATTATGCCTCTGGTCCGTTATTTCGAAAAACGGTTTGCCAGAGAGGTCGAATTCAAGAAGTTCGACTTTCAACAGGGAGAGATAGAGGATTTTTTCTGCCGCTATTCCTGGCCCGGAAATGTGAGAGAGCTTCAACATGTGGTCAAGAGATTAATGATTCTGGGAGACTGGGAAACGGTCAAGAGTGAGCTTTTGACCAGAGATTCACGAGATGCTGCTGGTGAACAGAAGATCTCTGCGGCAACACCTCCGGCCGGCTCTGAGGTGCGGCAGGCAGCATCACCTGAGAAACGTTTTCCTTCTTTAAAAGAAGTCAAGAAAAAGGCCACCCAGGAAGCGGAGATGAAGTTGATCAAGGCGGTCCTGGCTGAGACAGGTTGGAATCGGAAAAAAGCAGCCGATATTCTCTGTATCAGCTACAAGGCCCTCCTATACAAGATTAAAGAATACAGGATAGACGTGTATCACTAG